ccctctatcctgacaagcttccccataacattttgtgacctttcaaacaaatcatttgcacccgagctgatttagggctgcagtagcaaaggggttgaatacttatgcaactgagattaatctgcttttctctgtaaatcttacttatttatattctatatgcatttatttaactttatcaatgtggagtagtttgtgtagattctacatgtaaagtctaatttgaaagcgtcgtggagtacgctcaggtgtcaacaaaaggtgaaaactttgcaggggggtgaatacttctgcaaactactgtgtatacatatatactgtgtaAGATAATCACGGTCCGTGAATGTGTAGCGGAAACTGCAACTTTTAACACAAACCACAACTTTTTATAGTTGCCACAACTTTTAACGTGACTACAATGTTTCTATTACTGTTATGTAATTTCGTTGtaaaataatgctgaaaaataagcaaacagaaaaggaaacgtcACTCTCACATTGTCTTTTGCTAGTGGGGGATTGGTATGCCTTGTCAtcctctctagccaatcagtgatctTCTTTCCTGTTGCTATGGTTGCGATATAATGTGTGTGTCAACAGGGGACTGCTGTGATGATGATGTGGATGCGTGATTGACAGGAGACCGAGACTGGAAGGTTGGGACtgacacgccccgcaggcgcgcaggtttatttacatacagtacatacacaaccCCACGTCACACTGCCAGTAATGGTGGCTCACGTGGGACATACGGCCCggcgtacaaaaggcaaaatgaacactgtacaaaaactataaaaacaaaatggtgcCGTGCAGATGGCTCGGGCTGCTCCGCTAACAAATGGAGGTCCCGCTGCTACACGTGTCTGCTATCCCGAAACTAGCTCCTTGTCCCTTGACAGCAGCAGCGCTCTGCGCCCTACGGCTTTTCAGCAGCCGTAATCTGTATAATCAGGACCCTTTTAATCCTGACGCTCTGCTGGGccacgcccacctgctgattaggagcgCGCAGCtggttaacacacacacgcacagctcGTTCCCACaaccaaacacagcaggcaggctgctacacacagagcatcaggttccccattaaaaccaaCCCCATTCTTATTTATACAATCCCAACACTCTTACTTACAACAAATAATCATAGATCATAGAAGCCCCCTCCTGGGAATCTGCCCACTGGGAATCTTGTTTGCATTCACAGAACAAAACGTTTGCGTTCATGATCACCGAGTCACTCTGTGCCAATCATTGAAATGATCGATGCAGCAGAATCCGGGGTTGCCACGGCAGCCGCTGCACATTTTCCTCGTATCCTTTCGGGTTTGGTTTTCATAGCAGACCCGGCACCTTTTCTGTGGCCTCCGTTTAGCCTGCGTGGGAGGAATCGAAACGAACGCGTGTAGGGGAGCGTCCGCTGCAGGCGTCGCGGGACGTTCTCTTGCGGTGGAAAGCTGCTTCAAGCCCGCGTATCCGGCGCAGTGCTTCATAAGCATTTCATCGCAGCACTGCAAGAGGTACTCCAAGTAGGGCTTCTTCCCCTTCCCCATGCGCAGCTGGTACAACACTCGACCATTCAGCATCATCCGTGCGATGAAGTGGATGCCTAGCTTTTTGAACCAGACCAGAGATTTTCTGCAAGGGTCATACGTCTCCAAATGCTGATCGCAGGCACCCACCGCTCCCAGCAGCGCACTGTATTTTTCGATGTGGAATGGCTTGCTGTAACCCACCCTTGCTCCCCCGGTTAGGACACGGGTCTTTTGAACAAATCCAGCTGCATACTTGGTAGTCAGAATATTTACATCTGCCTTATCCCGCCACCTAACCAGCAGCAAGTCACGGTTTCTAACAAAACGCGTCTCTCCTTTGTCGAGTTTTTCTTCTACAGCTTCCTTTGGCACCCCCACATCTGATCGAACACTCCCAGTGACGTGTGTCTTCTGGGTAAGCAGGAATGAAGCGAGCCTGTCGGACATGTGCCAACTGCCGACAACAATGTGACGCCCTTGATTTAGCACACGATCTGCCAGACACACAACAATCCTCTCGGGTGCGCACAGTTCGCTTGCCCCTGGGTAACGCGAGACAACGTCGTCTTCATCCCGGTCGATGCGTATTTGAAAATCCCATGTGTAACCCCTTAGCCTCTGATCACCGGGACACAGGCAGAACAGTTTCATTCCGGATCGAGTCCTTTTCATTTTGATATATTTCCGCAGGGCGAGCACCTCATTAATGGCGACATGCTGTCCCGGGTCGATCGATTCCATTGACGTCTTTCTGATCATGGACAGGAACGGCTCCAGTCTGGTACGCGGCTGGCCCTTTCGTACCTGATCCGGTTCAGAGAAACGCAAAAACTTCATGATGCTCAGAAAGCGGTTTCTGCTCATGACTTCTTTACAGAAGACAGGGGGGCCTCGCATTAAAATGCTCTGTGACCAGTAGGCGGCCATGCATGGTAGCTGGTTTATGCCCATCAAGAACACAAGAGCAAGAAAAACGTACATCTCATCAGGTAGCACATCACGCCACTTCAGTCCGAAGGCCTTTCTCTGTTTATCTGGCTTGCTTGTGAAGTACTCAGCTGCGCGTTTGTTGGTGCAAGTGCAAAGGAAGGAGATCACTTTCTCAGGCAGAAACGCTTGGAA
The Acipenser ruthenus chromosome 59, fAciRut3.2 maternal haplotype, whole genome shotgun sequence DNA segment above includes these coding regions:
- the LOC131725037 gene encoding piggyBac transposable element-derived protein 4-like isoform X1, with protein sequence MNLEEQVFCKICADLAKSAYRERSTLYSAIGIFLVPQRLPSPVEGRPVQTLRERRQEVRHCFGGTTKKLHARQGSKMQSDRIKEEGLDVIPVQIKEEASELEPVQIKEEAPEVEAVHVKEISELEPVHIKEISELEPVHIKEISELEPVHIKEISELEPVHIKEISELEPVHIKEISELGWVPVTEPYTDYSPPTFDFAPEHPDIHPAVESLSSSLECFQAFLPEKVISFLCTCTNKRAAEYFTSKPDKQRKAFGLKWRDVLPDEMYVFLALVFLMGINQLPCMAAYWSQSILMRGPPVFCKEVMSRNRFLSIMKFLRFSEPDQVRKGQPRTRLEPFLSMIRKTSMESIDPGQHVAINEVLALRKYIKMKRTRSGMKLFCLCPGDQRLRGYTWDFQIRIDRDEDDVVSRYPGASELCAPERIVVCLADRVLNQGRHIVVGSWHMSDRLASFLLTQKTHVTGSVRSDVGVPKEAVEEKLDKGETRFVRNRDLLLVRWRDKADVNILTTKYAAGFVQKTRVLTGGARVGYSKPFHIEKYSALLGAVGACDQHLETYDPCRKSLVWFKKLGIHFIARMMLNGRVLYQLRMGKGKKPYLEYLLQCCDEMLMKHCAGYAGLKQLSTARERPATPAADAPLHAFVSIPPTQAKRRPQKRCRVCYENQTRKDTRKMCSGCRGNPGFCCIDHFNDWHRVTR
- the LOC131725037 gene encoding piggyBac transposable element-derived protein 4-like isoform X2, with amino-acid sequence MQSDRIKEEGLDVIPVQIKEEASELEPVQIKEEAPEVEAVHVKEISELEPVHIKEISELEPVHIKEISELEPVHIKEISELEPVHIKEISELEPVHIKEISELGWVPVTEPYTDYSPPTFDFAPEHPDIHPAVESLSSSLECFQAFLPEKVISFLCTCTNKRAAEYFTSKPDKQRKAFGLKWRDVLPDEMYVFLALVFLMGINQLPCMAAYWSQSILMRGPPVFCKEVMSRNRFLSIMKFLRFSEPDQVRKGQPRTRLEPFLSMIRKTSMESIDPGQHVAINEVLALRKYIKMKRTRSGMKLFCLCPGDQRLRGYTWDFQIRIDRDEDDVVSRYPGASELCAPERIVVCLADRVLNQGRHIVVGSWHMSDRLASFLLTQKTHVTGSVRSDVGVPKEAVEEKLDKGETRFVRNRDLLLVRWRDKADVNILTTKYAAGFVQKTRVLTGGARVGYSKPFHIEKYSALLGAVGACDQHLETYDPCRKSLVWFKKLGIHFIARMMLNGRVLYQLRMGKGKKPYLEYLLQCCDEMLMKHCAGYAGLKQLSTARERPATPAADAPLHAFVSIPPTQAKRRPQKRCRVCYENQTRKDTRKMCSGCRGNPGFCCIDHFNDWHRVTR